In the genome of Carnobacterium pleistocenium FTR1, one region contains:
- a CDS encoding ABC transporter permease/substrate-binding protein yields the protein MNELITTFQERRSQLGTALIEHMQLSFVSLFIAVIIAIPLAIYLTRHKKMATIMIQITSIFQTIPSLALLGLMIPLVGIGTLPAVIALVIYALLPILRNAYTGIMEVDPSLNEAADAMGMNRFKKLIKVQIPLAMPVIMAGIRNAMVLIIGTATIAALIGAGGLGSLILLGIDRGNNYLILLGAIPAALLAILFDYLLSIFEKISFKKTIVTLGVLSVIILSLLFVPLLAKDEEELVIAGKLGAEPEIIMNMYKYLIEEETDVAVTLQPNMGKTTFVFNALESEDIDIYPEYTGTILATFLNEELDSTDGQAVYQQAKEGLAEQYDMSLLEPMAFNNTYTLAVTSELAEEYQLETISDLIPIADEIKAGFTLEFSDRQDGYLGIQDLYGLTFGEVQTMEPKLRYAAIETGDINLVDAYSTDSELAQYELVVLEDDRGLFPPYQGAPLMLTETLADFPELADILNQLSGRITDEEMREMNYAVNVDGKSTSEVAQQFLMEQGLIEE from the coding sequence ATGAATGAACTTATCACTACCTTTCAGGAACGTAGAAGTCAATTAGGAACTGCCTTGATTGAACATATGCAATTATCATTTGTTTCATTGTTTATAGCAGTCATTATAGCTATTCCGCTAGCAATCTATTTAACTAGACATAAAAAAATGGCAACTATTATGATACAAATCACCTCTATTTTTCAAACGATCCCATCACTTGCTCTACTAGGATTGATGATACCTTTAGTAGGAATAGGAACTTTACCGGCTGTTATAGCATTGGTAATTTATGCCTTATTACCTATTTTAAGAAATGCTTACACTGGAATAATGGAAGTGGACCCATCACTTAATGAAGCGGCAGATGCTATGGGAATGAATCGATTTAAAAAACTGATCAAAGTTCAAATTCCACTTGCTATGCCGGTCATCATGGCAGGGATTCGCAATGCAATGGTGTTGATTATTGGAACTGCGACCATTGCAGCTTTAATTGGAGCCGGTGGATTAGGGAGTCTTATTTTATTAGGGATCGATCGTGGAAATAACTATTTGATTTTATTAGGAGCGATTCCAGCAGCGCTACTAGCAATTTTATTTGATTACCTTTTGAGCATATTTGAAAAAATCTCTTTCAAGAAAACAATCGTTACATTGGGTGTTCTTAGTGTTATTATTTTAAGCCTACTATTTGTACCTTTATTGGCGAAAGATGAAGAAGAGTTAGTTATCGCAGGTAAATTAGGTGCAGAACCTGAAATTATTATGAATATGTATAAATATTTGATTGAAGAAGAAACGGATGTAGCGGTTACGTTACAGCCGAACATGGGGAAAACAACTTTCGTGTTCAATGCATTAGAGTCTGAGGATATTGATATTTACCCAGAATATACTGGAACAATATTAGCAACTTTTTTAAATGAAGAATTGGATTCAACAGATGGACAAGCTGTTTACCAACAAGCTAAAGAAGGGTTAGCAGAACAATATGATATGTCCTTGTTGGAACCTATGGCATTTAATAATACCTATACACTTGCGGTTACTTCAGAACTAGCAGAAGAATATCAGCTTGAGACTATTTCTGATTTGATTCCGATCGCAGATGAAATTAAAGCTGGTTTCACATTAGAATTTTCTGATCGCCAAGATGGGTATTTAGGAATCCAAGATCTATATGGGCTAACTTTTGGAGAAGTTCAAACAATGGAACCAAAACTTCGTTATGCAGCAATTGAAACAGGGGATATTAATTTGGTTGATGCTTATTCAACAGATAGCGAACTTGCTCAATATGAGTTAGTTGTTTTAGAAGATGACCGTGGTTTATTTCCACCTTATCAAGGGGCTCCATTAATGCTGACTGAAACATTGGCAGATTTCCCTGAATTAGCCGATATTTTAAACCAATTATCTGGTAGAATTACAGATGAAGAGATGCGGGAAATGAATTATGCTGTAAATGTTGACGGAAAAAGTACAAGTGAAGTTGCCCAACAATTTTTAATGGAACAAGGATTGATTGAAGAATAA
- a CDS encoding ABC transporter ATP-binding protein, whose product MIFFENVSKEYEKGKPVVSNINLEIKDGEFFVLIGPSGSGKTTTLKMINRLIPLSTGFIRIDEKPISDYNLQELRWNIGYVLQQIALFPNMTVEENIMIVPEMKKWSKEDTRNRVTELLDSVGLDPETYRNRKPSELSGGEQQRIGVIRALAANPDIILMDEPFSALDPISKRNLQNDVARLQKKLNKTVVFVTHDIQEALALGDRICLMNNGKIEQVGTPSEIQNHPKNDFVRKFLQTGISDFKKTPTIQQIIATGKLEINEAVEETGLYVTPEDTVDTLIVALAKEEFVLIKEEGNKIGKITKQQLLNYLAQEIHAEKESVVL is encoded by the coding sequence ATGATATTTTTTGAAAATGTTTCTAAAGAATATGAAAAAGGAAAACCGGTAGTATCGAATATCAATTTAGAAATAAAAGATGGGGAATTTTTTGTGCTCATTGGACCAAGTGGAAGTGGAAAAACAACGACACTTAAAATGATCAATCGACTGATTCCATTATCGACCGGTTTCATTCGAATAGATGAAAAACCAATCAGCGACTACAATTTACAAGAATTACGATGGAATATTGGGTATGTATTGCAACAAATCGCTTTATTCCCAAATATGACTGTTGAAGAAAATATTATGATCGTTCCAGAAATGAAAAAGTGGTCTAAAGAAGATACCCGAAATAGAGTGACTGAGCTTTTAGATAGTGTTGGATTAGATCCAGAAACATACCGGAATCGTAAACCGTCTGAACTCTCAGGTGGAGAACAGCAGAGAATTGGTGTGATTAGAGCTTTAGCAGCTAACCCGGACATCATTTTAATGGATGAGCCATTTAGTGCGTTAGACCCAATTAGCAAACGCAACTTGCAAAATGATGTAGCTAGGTTACAAAAGAAGTTGAACAAAACTGTTGTTTTTGTAACGCATGATATACAAGAGGCTTTAGCTCTGGGAGACCGTATTTGTTTAATGAATAATGGGAAAATAGAACAAGTAGGAACTCCCAGTGAAATCCAGAATCATCCTAAAAATGATTTTGTTCGCAAATTTCTACAAACGGGTATCAGTGATTTTAAAAAGACGCCAACAATTCAACAGATCATTGCAACCGGAAAGTTAGAAATTAATGAAGCAGTAGAAGAAACAGGACTTTACGTAACTCCTGAGGATACGGTGGATACATTGATTGTCGCTTTAGCTAAAGAAGAGTTTGTTCTCATCAAGGAAGAAGGCAATAAGATAGGCAAAATCACAAAACAACAGCTGCTTAATTATTTAGCTCAAGAAATTCATGCTGAAAAAGAAAGTGTGGTGCTATAA